The genomic window AAGACGTGCATGCCAACCAGCCAAGGAGGATTGGGGGTCCTAAATCTGGACAAATTCACGAGGGCCTTGAGGTTGAGATGGTTGTGGCATGAATGGAAGGACCAGACCAAACCTTGGGTGGGGCTGGAGACGCCATGTGATGAAATAGATAGGAACCTCTTCGTCGCCTCAACAAACATAACAATAGGGGACGGAAACACGGTGCGATTTTGGGAGTCCACGTGGATTGGTGGGCGAAGACCCAAAGACCTCATGCCGCTTGTCTATGCGATCtcaaaaaacagaggaaaatcCCTTCGGCAAGGAAAGGAGGAGGACGCCTGGGTGCAAGATTTGAAGCTTGATTCACAATCATCTATCACAGTCGACCTCATCGAACAGCTAGCCGCATTGTGGGAAGTGGTCCGAAATGTGCACTTAGACGTTAGAGAACCAGATCAGATTACTTGGAAGTTCACAAACAACGGGCACTACACGGTCTCCTCGGCTTACCATGCACAGTGCTGCGGGGTGCCGAGCACAAACTTCAATTCCTTGATTTGGAAAGCCTGGGCGCTGGGAAAATGCAAATTTCATGCTTGGCTCATCATTCAGAACATAGTCTGGACTTCAGACCGGCTTGCGACCAGGGGATGGCAGAACAATGGTTGTTGCCCTCTTTGCTGCCGCGAGACTGAGACGTCATTGCACCTTGTTGCCACTTGTAGATACACCAAGAGGATCTGGCACCTCGTCTCTGCATGGGTGGGCTATCAGCAGATGGACCCAACGGAATGGGAGGAAGCCCAGTCAGTCAAACAGTGGTGGGAGAACATTGCAAACATGCCTACTGTCCCGAGAAAAGGACTTCGATCGCTCATTCTGTTAGTCATCTGGGAAATTTAGAAAGAGAGGAATCGGCGGATTTTTTATCACAAATAGGTGGCAACGAACTTCCTACTAATGAAAATCAAAGAGGAGGCGAGCCTTTGGGCTTTAGCAGGAGCTAAGCGGTTGCGTGAGTTAATCCTGCACTCTGTATAATGTACAGCTATAGTGGTTCTCTGTTTTCCTTTTACCCCTAAGGGTTTGTATTTTCTcctgctctattcaatgaaaaggcaCTCTAGTGCTGtttttccgttcaaaaaaaaaaagaatgtttgtgattggatgagaggAAGAGGTATGTGGagaaataactttattttgggacaagatattatgctagaaatagctatattttagaacagaagTAGTATAAGCATGTCACTGAAAATGGAGGTCCAACTGTCCTAGGAGTAGTCCTCCTGagcagtgaaaaaaaaagtactactaAATAATACTAATCAGGTTTAACTAGCTAAACAAACACAAATCTTTGACAGGGCTAAACAAGGGGAGGAAGCTTTTGCTAATCTAGTGGTAGCTAACTTGATCAGCCCTGCAAAGTGCAGTGTGCCCAATAGTCCAAAGTGTCGTATCGAATGCATCCTTTGCTTCACTTTCGCATCACTTTGCAGAAAGAAATACACACAGGTTGCTGCCCTATTGGTCCCCATCGATTTCATCATACAGGTGCTCCTCTTTtaattttactctttttttttctttgagaaatCTTTAATCCTAGTCTCGATCCCCACATTTATGTTCAAATATGTCATCTTTCTGAATTAAGCTACAAAATTATCAAAGCTTCAACAACCACAAGGAtgcaaaaataaacaaataaatagcTCATCCAGGAACAGAAATCGCCGAGGAATGTAATATAATTCAGactcaaataaaagaaaagaaaagaaaagaaagattcAATCTTCTCCAAAATGGCCATCAAGTTTGCGCCTTTTGCTCCGGGAAGATGAACTTGTTACTGATGAACAAGCTGCAAGTATCATCGGATGTCGCTTCCTCTTCCTCGCAGTAGCATTCAGAGCTCGCTGCAGCAGCTGATAGCAACTGCTGATCCTCTCCTGtattaacaaatataaaaacaattttttttttaaaaaaaggatcgTTTCAAAGTTACTGACGAACTGACAAAGTTTTGCAAACTACAAGATCTCTCAATTGATCATGTCGTGGGTTGGGTTGGTCAGGACGTCAGAGATCAGGTTACCTACCTCAGTCAGGCCAATGCACCACGAGGCAGCTGATTCAGAGCTGACGCTGCTCCTGTGCGACATGGCTGCAGGCGACTCATTTACTGCGAAtagcaccgccgctgccgccattgaTGAGGCGCAGTGGTTCAGGAACTCGAGCTCTGTTCCACGGATGGCAACAAGAAGATTCTTGGATCAATTAGCGAGCATTGGATGCAACGAGATTCAAGGACAAGTTTAGCATTAGTTGGGATGTTTAAGGATAATTACTAGCACTTAATTTCAATATGTAATTAATGATGATGAGACTCATGTAGTTTTTCACAGAAAATGGTGCAAGTACTATTATTTTAGCAGGGTTCAGAAAGCATCTGATCTCTTGTCACATTGAACTGTCACCAGGAATCCAGGATGTTACAAATGTGTTTGGATTGGCCCAGGTAGTGGATGATCATTTAGCCAGCTAACTGGTTGATTGAAATGGAAATCCAATGATCTCCTTCCTATGTACTACAACagattttggtaaagttgtggTAAAGTGTGATCACCATCCAAACACCCTCTTAATCCTGACGCAAATAGTGCTACCTAGCAAGGTTCAGAATGCCGGTTTGGCAGGAACAGGCCTGGTGAAATTTAAATGctaattttgaattcaaatctaAATTTAGAATTTTACATGTTCCTGAACAGAATAGTTCTATATTCAAGTTTTACAAtatgttattttatttatattcgCATCCTTCCGACCGGTAACTACCCGGGGAACTGGTTGCCATCCGGTTATTGACCGGTAAAACCAACAGTTGTCGGGACCATGACATTGAGTACTCACTACTCACACCATAACTCCAGTGATTCATCTTTTCATCAAAGAGAGGGGAACAAAAAAGTACTTCAATAGAGAGTCAAAGATGCAATGATAATATTATTCAGGCAATGAAAACAACAAATTATATTTCATTGTACTATTTTGCACCTCTTGACATTGGCATTTAGTTTACTTATGTTATGCCACCTTTTACTACTAGTGATAGTATggtaataaaattaaaatataatcaacaTTTTGCTTATTTTAGATATTTTAACTAGACTCTAACGAAAACAATTTTGATTATTCATCTAGTATATTATATGGCATGCGAATAAATGATCAACCTATATGCATCCTAGAGtaaaattttgttttctgttCCCTCAAAAAGAAAACGTTAGCATTACCATGAATTGCACTGAGAATTATTTGGCAAGCACGCAATGCCAAGATCCTTGAGCTTCTTCCAGAGGAGCCAACCTTACAAGCGAAGAAATCAACAAAGGCGAAAGGCGTCACTGACCGGAGCCTCCAATCCAACTCCACGAGGACGATGAGCTCCATCCTCTGGATCGTCCGAGGTTCAAAAATGAATCTTGTTCCTTCAATCTGTTTGCATTTGCTGAAATTCATATTCATAACAAAAGCAAATAAAGACATTGAGTACTCACTATTCACATCAAGTTAGTTACCTGAAGGTCAAGGAGGGGTGGGGCAGAGGACTCCTCCATCTTGGCAGCCAGAGACAAGCAAGCCACACATAGCAATTGGGATGCCCAACCATGATCCTGGGTGAAAGAAATCAAATTGCAATAATAAGCTAGAATCAGATGAGTAGAGTTCTTAAGATAACTGGAAATTCAGCTGTCTATCTCTGCATTAACAAAGAATGCACCGCATTCCTGAGCATTGAGGAACAAGAGGAGATCGATTAAAAGAAATCTTGTTCGAAGAGAAAAATCTGAAGTATAACATCAAATCACAAACCATGCAACTGATCACAATGAGAATTGATGATGGAATAGTACAACCAACAACAACTCTATGTAGCAATTGCAAGTGCGGTGTACAGAGTCATTTTCAGATTGATATTAACTGTTATGAACTTACGACTGACTTGGATTCTCTAGGAATTTGCAAATAATAGTGAATTCATTAGTGTAGGTGGTTTTCTTAAGTAATCGATGGTGACATATTTTCACAGGCAGCCTATGACCTTACAACGGCCCCAACCTTTTCTATAGACGATTATAAATTGGAGCCGTTTAAGAAAAGGAATGGCTGTGGCTTTCTGTAGCAGAGGGATCACGATAATCATATGCAAAAATATGTAGAACGTCGATCCATGAAAAAGTGCCTTGTCCTACAGCTTAATCAGGGTAGTGACCGTGTAGATCGGGAATTGAgaccaaatccaaatcaaaatAGTGCCCCTGCCAATCATAATTCTCAATCTTGGTGTGGTGGCACACCTGGGCAGAAAATGGCATCACCGGTCACATGCATGTTTTTTGTCTACTAATGGGAAAGTTAAAATTCCCTGTTGAATAGACACATCCTCTGACAGAGAATAATGCCCTACTAGCCACCTAACATAGATTCAGAATTCCATCCCTAATGACCTCAATTAATTTGCTGCTACTAGTTGCATCTGCCAAAAACATTCGTTAGCCTtgtatgctagctagctaggtactTATTCCCTACAATCcacaataaaattattattctCTCGTCTTAAACAATCACAATCATCCTTTATATATTTAATTCATACACATGCTTCCTCAGCTCATTAAACTAATCACAATTATTTtccaatttaattttatatatctcCTTAGTTACTTTGAAAAActcaaaaagtatatatattttgggacggacaCACAAGTTACTCAGAAATTCAATACCATTCTAACCCACATATCATCGGCACATAACTATAGTGCaagtgtgctttttttttttactgcaaatTCTGCCAACTTTGTACTAAGTATGTATGCTACAGCAGCATAGTCTGATCAATTGATTCGTAATCTGCagctaattctttttttaaggcCTAATCTCTGGCTCTCTGCAGTGCACTGCGCTTAATCCAGTAACTAGACACAGCTAGAGACAAAAGTGTGGGCGGCCATTGATTTACCGGCAAGCTGCGAGACGACATGAACCTATCCATGTAGCTCACGGCGAGGTACGCCGTCGCCGGCTGGAAGCCGTGGACTGACCGGACCTGGAGAAGAAAGGCGAGTGAAATTAAGATGTGCAAGTTAATTAGATTGCCATGGATCGAGCTAGCTAGATTGCGGCGGTGCTAGCTATAGCTTCACCTTGAGGATCCAGGAGACGGACTCCGACCAGCCGGGCCGGTGGACGGCGGTCCTCGGCGGCGAGCAAGCAGGCATGACGAGCTCGGCGCCGACGGGCACGTCGACGTCGTAGTCGTAGTCGTAGCAGTGCTCCTCCCCGCCTGGAGTCACCTGCACCACCTCGCCATGGACGCCGtgttcgtcttcgtcttcgtcgtcgtcgtcagcggctgcggcggccgcggcggcgcacgacaatgacgacgacggcgacgaccccTGCGCCGGCTCGCCCTCGCGCtccagctcgccggcgtcctcgccgcACAGCAgcgcgtcgacgtcgtcgtcgtcgacatcCACGCAGCACACTACGCCCGCGGAGGACCCGCGTGCGTCGTCTCCGACATGCTTGTACATCATCGCGCCGACGaacttagctagctagctagcaagaaGACATGATTGCGTCGTGCGCCGCCATTTCACCGGccgcgagagcgagagcgagagcgagctACGGCCGCCACAAGGTGCAGGCTGCGatgcgacggcgcgcgcgcgcgtgtgatGGCGTGCGTCGTAGCGGTGGAGCAGCGGATCACTGTGGGCGATAGCAAAGCTGAGAATTCGCTGGATATGAGAACTGGAAATGAAACCTGCAGGATGCTTGGTTTTATTTGTCTGTCCCGGCAGAACGGCACTGTACGTTGGCTGAGTGCTGCCTCTTGCCTCAATCCTCCTTAAAAAGGACAATAAACTCAAGGCTAAACACAAGTTATCAAAGCCTATAAAAGGAGCCTTCACATTCGAGGGTTTAAAGATTATCCTAAATTTAATTTAAGGAGTAAAGATTATACAAGGAGTCTTCACATTCTAGAGCTTTCTAAACAgaatttcacttttttttttttgacttcaGCTCTAAGAAATGGAGCTAGAGCTGAAGCTGAAGCAAAAAATAAAGTGGATCGTGGAGTGTAATAAATTTTAGATAATGGTCCTACTACTCCACATAGCTTTTTTTGGGAGTAGTAGTAAAATCTAAAccacttttttttctagagCTGAAGCAGGAAATGGTCCTACTACTCCACATATATAACTACTAGATTTAGACTTTGTAAGTTAAAATAAagtggtttaaaattttatatttcatataaaatatatagaaaagtgTTTATCCAAATGTTATTAATAACAAATTTAGATCCATATATTTCTGAAGTGTATTGGCTCTAAAAAATTCTGATCTAAAGTTGTGCCAAACAAAACTTAAttcatggagaaaaaaaattcacgcTGACCATTGATCAATCATTGTGGTAccaaattataatggcatagaTTGCTCGGATTAATAGATGTGGCCATGTAGGTACAATTGTTTTTATGAAAATAGAAGCAAGATTTATATCACTGCAATGCAGGGCCCAtaataaacaaattaatcaaAACAATAAATCCGTACGTACAACTTACAAAACTTTCTGTTAAAGAGCATGCACCTACATGTACATAAACATGAACATCAGGGTTATCCCTATCAGGTAAAGTTGTACACTCGCACTTAAGGCCATTTCAGCCTTTTACAAGCATGTAATTACCGGCTAGTCAGTACGTACTGCCCAATGACATTAGTGTGACGGCCGTATCAAacatccaaaatccaaattCCATCAACTTCTGCGTACGAGATGCAAAGTTTATTGGTTAATTCaagggtgtagctatatttatggcgccatatttttcatcaaaaaatagtcggcatgtatttacattataagtccctaaattacatatgtaattttagtgtatttacaatgtaagtcttaaaattacatatgtaagtactaaaattacatatgtaaattcgaaaattacatactaattacatatgtaagtggggtgtaaatgaggtgtaactactgtgtaagtggctgaaaaaaaatcgattgtagcatatggcgccatatttctagcaactccgtAATTCAATGAGCAGACTGTACATAGGTGCATGTAAAAGGCTGCATCCGTCCATATGCATACAAAAGAACGATCACTGATATTTTCTACTtactctgttccaaaatataggtaattttagagcaggtacaatagcaggctataaaccagctgtaaacatattttaagaagataaatgaggagagagaagagcagcgggctacagatttgtagccagctgtagcacggactccaagacgcagtatATGTGTGACAGGTgagatcatatattaatagtgtagtatgcaactattgtatgaatgagctattagattggctatagatgaattcgAGCTAGTAGTTaactgtactattaaacttgcttttaaggttggcacgggtattaagaaagtatgtgagaatgattggaggaggtgtgtgattggttgaaaagatgagataggtgaagaagaatggttgtgattggttgagaggaggtaGTTAGAGAAATAGCTTCATTCTGGGACAAGAtattgtgctagaaatagctatattttaagatagaggAAGTAAATCGTTTAATCATGATGAACGGGATTTTTTATATACTTATTGTATAATATActttattaataatatagtatgtTGGACACTCTTACAAATTTATTCATGAAAGTGAAGTGAGTGTATTTAGCTAGAATCCTATTCACCTAGGTTTAAATCCTAGAAATGACACGGGTGTATGACTAATTGTTCTTTCAATAGTAGGTAATGTATCATTCGACAGCGTGCCATCCGTGGTGAGTTCATCAATTTTAAGATATGCTGAAACAATTTTTTGAATGTGCTTATAGGATAGAGTGTGCGTGTGTAAGTTCTTAGGGGTGAGTTGCCTCGTGATGGCTTAGTCAATTTAAGATATGCCAGCCTAGTTTTTATGAGGTGCTTATAGAGGTATGGTATGTGTGAGTGTGTTTTTAAGGGTGAGTGTGTGTTTGCTGTGAGCGTTTACGTTTGTGCcatgtttcttttaaaaaaatattcatgaaACAGGAGTAGTCAAAGTAAAACAATATAATGTCATGAAACAAAGTGGGCAtctatataatattattttacttTTAGCGACTAATCCCTCTACCCTAGAATATAAGAGATTTAAAtggatagtacacacattttagtagtataaatctagacaacctttatgtttaaatttatagtactagtatatgtCTCATTCCTTcaaaggccttgtttagttccaaaccttttcttcaaacttccaacttttccatcacatcaaaactttcctacacacataaacttctaactttttcattacatcgtttcaatttcaaccaaactttcaattttggcgtgaactaatcACACCCAAAATATCTATTCTAGGATGAAGGTAGTATTATACTGAACTATTAAAGGCAAGATGCAGATATGGGCCATGCATGTTTGGCTAGCCAGATGGATCATAGATCTGGTGCATATATATCACGCACATATAAGTCACATTCATAGGAGATATGATGGGCCATGTCCTGGCCTGATTGCATATACATCACTGCCTGCTGCACGGCATGAGCGGATAGGCCAGGGATCCAGCTTTTTACTCCtacatgttttggtcttttatGAGTAGGTGCGGTAGTACTACTGTACTGGCTGGCCGAGTGGCTGCCCATCCGGCCCATATATATGCAGGTTTGACCCCTCCAGTCAAATACTGCAACGGCTTCATGCCTGTATATGTCAATACAAAAATACATTGCCTTCGCTCTTATTTTACTTAAAAGTTTTGATTTCAGTCATGAAGGCACGAATTTAGGTGGTCGTTCGGTCAaaccaaaataatatatttcgGTTCGCTAGAAATATAATAAAGTTCAAAATGCATTGCATGATAATGAAAACCCATcggttttggtcattttggtttGGTCTTCAGGAGATCCAAAATAACAGAAACCACTactaaattttagtgtaaattgGATTCGTGCCATTGTAAATATGTCTATTTAGACAAATGTCATTATAATTTGTCTATTCATAGTTGTGTCACTGGATTTTACAAATTTGGAACCATGCTAGCTGTCATGTTTTTCATTCATTTCCTTCCTTCTccattttcttccttctctcttcccatTGCAACTTCATGGCAGCGCAAGGTTTCGTGCAGAGCAGAGGGGTTTGTAATGGTGTCAAAACCCTAAGCAATATGGACCTTGAGTGGGACACGAAGTTTTAGCTCCTCTCTCACAAAAAACACATTAGTGTTGCTTGGATAATAGTTTAAACGATAATTTTATGGTTTAGGCTCATCTTATTGTTATTTAAATGTGTGATATTGACAGTTTAGGATCGTCTTTAACTGTCTAGACGGACAAGTCTAGCGTCTTAATTAGACCATTAGACTACGGTCTAGGCTAGCTCTCGTCTCAATTCATGCTCACCTCGGACAAGCTAGTCTAGCTAGGTATAGTGATCGATGATTAAAAGTGATTTTTTCTTAACCAAGTTGGTAAATATAATGTCGTAGAGATATCGATCTTAGCTGAAAGTCGTCGTATGGTACAGGATATATAGGACCATTATTCTTCTGGTCCGCTACATATATGTACAGTATTTATACTATAACATATTAATGCTTGTATAGTGGCATGACGCCGGCTATAGCTAGCTGGTCGTTGCATTATGTGCGGCGTGTCAGTGGATCTGCAAGCATGTGCAACCGTGAAAAATCACCGGAGGAGCCACCGGTAGTACGCTTAATcatgtgattaatttttttaaaaatgtatttttaccCGGCCTTTATATCCAACTAGATTATGCAGCCATTTAAATCAGTGGCGgacacaacataaaaatttagCTATGGCGGATCATCACACCAGAacgaatattttaaaaatgaagtAGCATTTTATTATACACaaactataatatatataatatatgttcGCATTTATTAGAATATGTGCTATTAACGATGATTATAATCCTAAATTTGTGATGCAATTTTTACAACTGACACTTTAAATTCGTCGAATAACAAACAATGATTATAATCTTAAATTTGTTATGCAGTTTTTGATGCCCTTAAATTCGCCGTATAACTTTTACGACTAAACTACATTTCCACGAGTGTTCCCCTGTTTTTTAGGTGTGTTTATTCATAACAAGTAGACATTCACTATTATTTAGCATTTGATTTTTACCGATTGTTAGCTAGACTATTCATTCATTTGTGCAGACACAAGCCAGTCCCACTATAGGTCTTTACCTCCAGTTAATTAGACGAATAAGCTTGTACCAATTAAAATACAGCCAACTAATCACATAATGCTAATAATTAGCATATGTAATCAAGGCTGAGATGGCCATATGCTTAAATACCCTATCTATTTTGGGCATGGCATAGGTATGGCCGGTGCCATCCCTTGCCACAAGAGAAGATCCGCCACTGATTTAAATAGGAAACTTAGCCCCTCAAATAACCTAATCTAAAATTCGCTTCTATAAAGATTTAAACTCAGGACTTTTAAAGTGCTGCTCAGTTCATTACAAATACTAGACTGCATGTTCTTTCGCAATCATGTGATTACATGTATACACACATGTGTGCCATacccatatacatatatacaaatacGCCACTGTCACGATCGTTCATTTATGTCATGTTAAAGAAAATATTCTGAGGAATTATTGACCTGGTCATATTAAAGGAGGTATTATAAGGATTTTAGATGAACGCCTTGGTTCATCTCAGTcgaaaattttctatgataTTGTTTAGGTATTTTTGTTAAAGAATAAAGAAACAAAGGTTTTGACACACGGATTTACTAACAAACTGTCTGCACTAATTTATTCTTACAAGTGGTTCCTTTAGAGACCGTTAACAGAAATAtattttacttcctccgtttcatagtttaagtcattctatcattttccacattcatattgatgttaatgaatctatatagatatatatgtctagattcattaacatcaatataaatgtggaaaatgctacaatgacttacattgtgaaacagaggaagtacatatGATCTACAAACCTAAGGCGAGGCTAACTATTTAGCTAAACACATTTCGGCTGTATGTGCAAAGAAAAACCTAGCTAGGACATACAAAAATCGATTTTATAGCAGTGATCGATGCATGGCTGCCACTACTACAACAACAATCTTTCCGTGCGTTGGAAACTCATTTTCACGTGCGGTAGTTTCGCTCGTCTGGAACCCAACGTCTACGAAAATCATGATTTTTCCGTGCTCGCACGCCGCAcggtaaaataaaaaatcaaaaaaagagaaaaaaccaaAACCCTAACCATAATCCAGCCATCGCCCCGCGATCGCCGGCGACAGATCCAGACGCTGGGAGACCGGTGCCGCCactgccatcgtcgtcgcctgccgccgccgagctcgccgccgagcgCACGCCGCTCTCGgtcgccgagcccgccgctcccgcccgccagatccgggtggcttgggaggagggggagagggagatggagatgggaggagggaggagatgggAAAGGGAGGAATGGGCGCGCGGCCGGATTAAATGGTGGGCGCCTATTTTTGTGTGCGGGCCAATTAACACGTCCGCACACGGAAATAAGgctattttcgcgtgcggatgTGTTAAGtggcccgcacacgaaaattgattttcctgTGCGGGCGATGGCCTAGCGCCGGTCCCCCCATTTTCCTGTGCAGTTCCACATATGGTCCGCCTGGAAACAAAAGGGTTCGGCGTCCAGAAAAATCTTTCATGTAGTAGTGTGCATTGCATGATGATAAAAGCAATGCCATTGTACAACCATGACAACAAACCCGTGGCCGGTGCCAGTGCCATTGTACAACCATGACAACAAACCCGCGACCGGTGCCGGTAAGTCTTCATTTGTAGTGAATCTGCGAGAGGCGCAGCTAGCGCTACCTAAAGATGAGGATGATGTGTCGTTCATTAGGCTGTGTTGGGAACATTTCACACCGACACATAAATAGAGTAATgaattagtacatgattaattaagtattagtaaataaaa from Oryza glaberrima chromosome 6, OglaRS2, whole genome shotgun sequence includes these protein-coding regions:
- the LOC127777299 gene encoding cyclin-D1-1, with protein sequence MMYKHVGDDARGSSAGVVCCVDVDDDDVDALLCGEDAGELEREGEPAQGSSPSSSLSCAAAAAAAADDDDEDEDEHGVHGEVVQVTPGGEEHCYDYDYDVDVPVGAELVMPACSPPRTAVHRPGWSESVSWILKVRSVHGFQPATAYLAVSYMDRFMSSRSLPDHGWASQLLCVACLSLAAKMEESSAPPLLDLQIEGTRFIFEPRTIQRMELIVLVELDWRLRSVTPFAFVDFFACKVGSSGRSSRILALRACQIILSAIHELEFLNHCASSMAAAAVLFAVNESPAAMSHRSSVSSESAASWCIGLTEERISSCYQLLQRALNATARKRKRHPMILAACSSVTSSSSRSKRRKLDGHFGED